The following proteins come from a genomic window of Candidatus Krumholzibacteriia bacterium:
- the fabG gene encoding 3-oxoacyl-ACP reductase FabG, which yields MNLGLENRKALVTGGSRGIGESISLVLAEQGCDVALTCRGRIEAAEAVAGKIKALGRRGLAIQTDVADFQAAEDTVRSVADQLGGLDILVCNAGITWDGVIWKMSEEQWDAVIDTNLKGYFNYNRAAAQIFRDQKSGKIVNLSSINGLRGKFAQSNYSASKGGNNALSKALARELGKFNVNVNAVAPGMVMTEMAESIPPEFLNKAINETMLGRIASPEDVANVVAFLCSDFARHITGEVIKVDGGQYI from the coding sequence ATGAATCTGGGACTGGAAAACCGAAAGGCACTGGTTACAGGCGGGAGCCGCGGGATCGGCGAGTCAATCAGCCTGGTCCTGGCGGAACAGGGCTGCGATGTCGCCCTGACCTGCCGCGGTCGCATTGAGGCCGCCGAAGCCGTTGCCGGAAAAATCAAGGCTCTTGGTCGCCGGGGGCTGGCCATACAGACGGATGTTGCAGACTTCCAGGCCGCCGAAGACACGGTTCGTTCGGTGGCCGATCAACTGGGTGGCCTGGATATTCTGGTATGCAACGCGGGAATCACCTGGGACGGGGTGATCTGGAAGATGAGCGAGGAGCAGTGGGATGCGGTGATCGACACGAATCTCAAGGGCTACTTCAACTACAACCGGGCTGCCGCGCAAATCTTTCGCGACCAGAAGTCGGGCAAGATCGTGAACCTCTCATCGATCAATGGACTTCGGGGCAAGTTCGCCCAGAGCAACTACTCTGCGTCCAAGGGGGGAAACAATGCCCTGAGCAAGGCGCTGGCCCGAGAGCTGGGCAAGTTCAATGTCAATGTGAATGCCGTTGCTCCGGGGATGGTCATGACGGAAATGGCCGAGAGTATTCCGCCGGAGTTTTTGAACAAGGCGATAAACGAAACCATGTTGGGGCGAATCGCCAGCCCGGAAGATGTGGCAAATGTGGTGGCTTTTCTCTGTTCTGATTTTGCTCGTCACATTACCGGAGAAGTAATCAAGGTCGATGGAGGCCAGTACATCTAG
- a CDS encoding TetR/AcrR family transcriptional regulator — MSRMEASSKKGEKLDHLLASAARLMSEQGYAQTTIRDVARETGYSLAGMYYYFENKEDLLYQIQQRTFSSLLGEQEEAVRVGSAEDKLRRLLENYLSYFSRHSNELKVCTYEMQTLGAERYETIADLRKRYFRCVARVVGEIMGGEEADSAAVRRHTLFIFGMMNWIFMWYEPDRDGDVKSLGEEMIKLILQGLPSEK, encoded by the coding sequence ATGAGCAGGATGGAAGCATCGTCGAAAAAGGGCGAGAAGCTCGATCACCTTTTGGCATCGGCCGCTCGACTGATGTCAGAGCAGGGCTATGCCCAGACGACCATTCGTGATGTGGCTCGGGAGACCGGGTACAGCCTTGCCGGCATGTACTACTACTTTGAAAACAAGGAAGACCTGCTCTACCAGATCCAGCAAAGGACCTTTTCCTCTCTTCTCGGTGAACAGGAAGAGGCGGTCAGGGTTGGCAGTGCGGAGGACAAGCTCCGCCGGCTTCTGGAAAACTATCTCTCCTACTTTAGTCGCCATTCCAATGAACTGAAGGTTTGCACCTACGAGATGCAAACCCTGGGAGCAGAGCGATACGAGACAATCGCAGATCTGAGAAAGCGATACTTCAGGTGCGTGGCTCGCGTCGTTGGGGAAATCATGGGAGGCGAAGAGGCCGACTCCGCTGCAGTTCGCAGGCACACCCTGTTCATCTTCGGAATGATGAACTGGATATTCATGTGGTACGAGCCGGATCGTGACGGTGATGTGAAGTCGCTCGGGGAGGAAATGATTAAGCTGATCCTCCAGGGACTTCCTTCGGAGAAATGA
- a CDS encoding thiolase domain-containing protein, which produces MARVGVVGIGHGVFGRRSDASAQELAFEAFRLALADAELGVDDIEASMIAAVPEYHKQRSIGGVIQEYLGLNPKPTCLHEVACASGSAAIRSAWMSIQSGLHDLVAVIGCQKMTELETAEILALMGRVGDVQWESVFGSTFPGYYALFAQRHMHEFGTRSEQLAQIAVKNHHYGSLNEKALFRKEITVERALASEPVASPLRVFDCCANADGAACLILASEKKAKAISKKPVWLDGMGCATDSMSVLRREKLTGLPSATEASRQAHAMAGSTPSQVRVAEVHDCFTIAELMAYEDLGFCEKGEGGAFIEDRQSWIGGSTPVNVDGGLKAKGHPIGTTGVSMACEIVSQLRGESGDRQVPDADLGLTHNVGGIGQYCFVNLFRRD; this is translated from the coding sequence ATGGCAAGAGTGGGAGTGGTCGGGATCGGACACGGGGTTTTCGGGCGGCGCAGCGATGCTTCCGCTCAGGAACTCGCCTTTGAGGCCTTTCGTCTCGCCCTGGCTGACGCTGAGTTGGGAGTCGATGATATCGAAGCCTCGATGATTGCTGCGGTTCCCGAGTACCACAAACAGCGATCGATCGGGGGAGTGATCCAGGAATACCTCGGCCTGAACCCGAAGCCCACCTGCTTGCACGAGGTGGCTTGTGCTTCAGGGTCGGCGGCGATTCGAAGTGCCTGGATGTCGATTCAATCCGGCCTTCATGATCTTGTAGCGGTAATCGGCTGCCAGAAAATGACCGAGCTGGAAACCGCCGAGATTCTCGCGCTGATGGGTCGTGTCGGCGATGTGCAATGGGAATCCGTCTTCGGCAGCACCTTCCCGGGCTACTACGCTCTCTTTGCGCAAAGACATATGCACGAATTCGGGACAAGAAGCGAACAGCTTGCCCAGATTGCGGTGAAAAACCATCACTACGGATCGCTGAACGAGAAGGCTCTCTTCCGTAAGGAAATTACCGTGGAGAGAGCTCTGGCCAGTGAGCCGGTGGCTTCCCCGCTTCGGGTCTTCGACTGTTGTGCAAATGCCGATGGCGCAGCCTGCCTGATTCTGGCTTCAGAGAAAAAGGCAAAGGCAATCTCGAAAAAACCGGTCTGGCTGGACGGCATGGGTTGTGCCACCGACAGCATGTCGGTTCTCCGTCGGGAAAAACTCACCGGACTTCCCTCGGCCACCGAGGCTTCAAGACAGGCGCACGCGATGGCGGGCAGCACCCCTTCCCAGGTGCGGGTGGCGGAAGTGCACGACTGTTTTACGATCGCGGAACTCATGGCCTATGAGGATCTGGGCTTCTGCGAGAAGGGTGAGGGTGGTGCTTTCATTGAAGATCGCCAGAGCTGGATCGGCGGCTCCACTCCGGTCAACGTTGACGGAGGTCTCAAGGCCAAGGGTCATCCCATTGGAACCACGGGAGTCTCGATGGCTTGCGAGATCGTCAGCCAGCTTCGGGGGGAGAGCGGGGATCGCCAGGTTCCCGATGCAGATCTTGGACTCACGCACAATGTTGGCGGCATAGGACAGTACTGCTTCGTCAACCTCTTCAGGAGGGACTGA
- a CDS encoding Zn-ribbon domain-containing OB-fold protein has protein sequence MFEWFGRVSFCPHTKVGGFTRHLREGRIMASRCKSCGQESYPPRADCPDCMGDEFEYFEISGEGTLLSFTRIEAAPAGFEKLAPFVIGVVELKEVGRLLACFGESVSEEEIRIGMSLQVVPRILDEVEEIRVYYSLEEAGSSWQKTNMY, from the coding sequence ATGTTTGAATGGTTCGGAAGAGTCAGCTTCTGCCCCCACACAAAGGTTGGCGGCTTTACCCGGCACTTGAGGGAGGGGCGCATCATGGCCTCTCGCTGCAAGAGCTGCGGACAGGAATCCTATCCTCCCCGGGCGGACTGCCCGGACTGCATGGGGGATGAGTTCGAGTACTTCGAGATCAGTGGAGAGGGAACTCTCCTGAGCTTTACTCGCATCGAAGCAGCCCCCGCCGGTTTTGAGAAGCTGGCTCCTTTTGTCATTGGAGTTGTGGAATTGAAAGAGGTAGGCCGGCTTCTGGCCTGCTTCGGGGAGAGTGTTTCTGAAGAGGAAATCCGGATCGGGATGAGCCTGCAAGTTGTCCCGCGTATTCTCGATGAAGTGGAAGAAATCCGGGTTTACTACAGCCTGGAAGAAGCCGGTAGTTCCTGGCAAAAGACAAACATGTACTGA